TGGCAGGATTTTTGCAAGGCACATGTGCTGAAACCAAAAGATCTTCTAGCCTTTAGGATAGTCTGCAAACGTAATTTGCGAATGATGGTAGACATTCGAAGGTATCCGAGAGAGTAGAACATCCGCAAGTCTTGTGAGAAGATACATTTTTATGAGCTGAATCCTGATATATGATGTATCTTTTGAGCTAGAGTTATCAACTGATGTAAAACATCATCTAATATGATGAATGAGATATTGAATGAGATATTGTATTAGGTTTTCCTTGCCTCTGCAGTTCAATCTTCATTTTAAATTAGTAATTGTCTTGTCTGAATACTTTGTAGCAAGAGAAACAACTTCTTAAACATTGCCCAACANatatatataaatattaaccTGTTGTGATGAAAGCCACAGGATGGATATTGAATGAGATATTGTATTAGGTTTTCTTTGCCTCTGCACTTCATTCTTCATTTTAAATTAGTAATTTTCTTGTCTGAATACTTTGTAGCAAGAGAAACAACCATTGTACTAATACTTCAAGTTGTATACACTTGCTACACTGTTCTTTAAAGGTATTTCAACATCAGCGAACAATTTAGATGATGAAAAAGCTTGTTGAAATTTCTGACTTTATTTTCTCAtataaccatatatatatatatattgactaATGAATTTTCGAACAAATGAACTACTAAAATGAGCAGCAACCAAATTTCATACtaatcttttatatatatatatagctaaatATACATACATGCACCTTGCACCCACTTACACCTACCTTCATCATTCAACCCCTAACTAATTAGAACTTACAACACCTTGAACTTAATTCCCATGTACTTGACATTACACTACTAAAGCAACAACATGTAATATAACATATTTAACATTAGTTTTACAACATTAATTCCTCAATTCACCCTTATGCAAAACAACTCAAACTAAGATTACTCTAGCTTCCTCTTTCCAGTGTTTCTTTTAAATGTCTTGTTGCTGGAACCTTGACCATCTGGAGTACATATCCCTACCGTGATAGCATTGTCAACAACCTCACCGACCACCGACTTAACGGGACTGGCATGGACGCTTTCACATTTGCTTTCAGTTGGGGAGTCCTGCGTGCACAAAAAAATGTAAGGCCTTCTAAAACATAACATAATATAAATTAACTTTTTGGATTATCTTTAATTGCCTTCTAACCTTCAATGCAGATATAAAACCCAACGCATTTGCTTCTGATTCAGTTTCCAATTGGCAAGAACCATCCAAAGTGGCACTAAAACTTTGATCCCCTTCATGAGAACCACCACCCAAACTGGTTGTAAAACTGTGAACCCTTGCCTAAACCACCAAAACACACTACTTGTAAGCAACAAAAGTAGGTAGTCTATTAACGAACAAAACATGTTAAACCGGATGCCAGCATACCCCAATATTAACGGAAGTCGAAGATTCCGTCGAATAAAGGCCTATCAGCGACTCATCATCACTTATCTTAACTACATTGTAAGGCTGGTCAACCGACCTGATATTCCGATACGTCACAGACAATTTAAACAAATACTTCCTTTCAACAATCGCATCGAAAGCTTTCGGATACGAACTTCCCGGGTATGTATCCTATGTTTTGGCAATTAACAACTTAGAAACAGGTCTTGCCGATAATTGAAAATATTATTAATCACAAAGACTTACAGTCGGATCACGTATTTCACTGGCTGATTTGCCAACAATAGTCTTGGCTTCTGAATTCCATAAGGTCACCTTAATACAACCGGTACCATCAGTAAGGATGACAGCAAGACGATATCTATAAACACAACACAATTGTAATGGCAATTAGGAAGACCAACTTGTATCGTGACACATGCTAAATAAATGCACATGAATACATCCTTATTGTCATCTAATTACCTCAGAGCACCATTAAACCCAACCTTTCTACAATGATCACACCAATAGCGGTCCTTATTTGGCTGCACTTTTCTGGGACATGTGTTGCACGATACGTAGAACCAATCCTTCAAACCCACATCGACAGAAACTATGGTACCAACAACCCAACATGATGTCTCCTAACCATTTAAAAAAAACATAACGTCTTTCCATCAACAGAACATAAAATAAAGGAATGTTTAAACCCAAACACTCAACCAAAAAGCTCACATGGTCCAAGTTGAGAACTTCTTCCATTGACTTGATTGGAATTGTTCCTCGAGATATTTCATCAGAGACGGAAGGTTGGCCATGACTCTCGATAAGATTGATTCTCTGAGAAGCTAGATCACCTTGCTCAAGTAAACTACATAACACAAAAAATATTGAACATAACACAGCACAGtttttattgttaaaaaaaattatgcataTATGGAGAAAAAACTAAAGGAATTGACCTtccctttttttcattttttgcatACCTCTTCTTGAAACTAATAACAGCAGGGAAGTCAGCATTACAATATACTCGAGAAGGGTCAAAGCTACTTTGGATGTTAACATCATTCAAATATACATATGGTTTAAAAAGCTGGGCAACCATAACTAATGGCTCACAATCTGGCCTATGCAAGAATGTAACCACTTCATCAACAAAGGTGCCAAATAGAGTACACTTCATCTTATGTCCCCTAAAAACACAGGCAGAATGCATCAATAAGAACACCACCAAAGTGACACAAAAACAGCTAATATAAAAAAGATTATAACCACGTCAAAATTCATTCAACAACAAAAGGAGAATCAAGAAAACAAACTCTAAATCCTCCAAGTAAACCACCATGCGTTTAGTGTGTTGCCCAGTTTTGGTAACCAAATCTCTTGCATCTTCTTTAGCTACCACATGACCAATGCAATCTACATAAGACATGGAAAACATACTCTGATCACTTACTATTCACTCCGGTTCAAAGTGACCAAGAATTAAAGAAACCATAACAGCCTAGAATGAAAGACCGAATACTAACCGATCAAGTGGTTTTGAGCGACAACTGAAGCCATTGCCTCAATTTCTTCATACTTTGTGAATCGAAACGGGTTGAAAACAAATGTGTCAGGGGTGAGTCTAGACACAGACGTTTTCATATAAAAACTTAGTTTATATTTGTGAGGTGTAGTCCTCACTGACTTTCCATAGCCTTGCACAATGAAGTTCTTCATGGAATAGATTTCATGCTCGCGGATAACACTCCTAAATATCACAATGCTGTTCCTCGGTACACTACAATGGATCCGATCACCCTATATGAACAAAAGCCAACCacataaaaacaaagaaagatttaatataataaattacaTTAATAAACCCACAGGCCTGGGCACACTAAAATAATAACGATTTCAATACATGATACACTTACCCGTTCATCCTGAAGGATCATCTCGATGCTAAAAGCTTCATCCGGATTCCACTGACTCGGAACCTCGTACAGTCGAACAACGCCCACCACCACGGACCATTCTAGTTTAGACGGGTTGATGTCTGCCACACGATCAACTCCATGGGTTGCACTATTTGAAATACTAAGCGTGGCCATCTAAAAGTGTGTACACCTTCTACACAATCTTGTGCAACAAACATGTATATATACACTACCAGCTGCTCGAAAGGCAGACCAAGAAATTGTAATAAAAAGTTGCTATTGAAATGTGTTAAAAGAGCGGGAAAGTTTAACATACTTTATGCATGTCTAATCCAACATGGTGATCCTCCAAATCACTTATCAACCAATGAGAAAACAGGAACTTCATTTTATTGCATGACCTTGGGATTGCCGAAACCAAACTGAGAAGGAGAAACTTGAGAAGTAACCAAATGCTGCAAACTTGAAACCAAACTGAGAAGGAGAAACTTGAGAAGTAACCAAATGCTGCAAACTTGAAACCAAACTGAGAAGGAGAAACTTGAGAACTAACCAAATGCTACAAATTTCTAATGAGATTGGTTATTAAGCTTTATTTGGTAGCAATGTGTTAGCAATGTATAAATAGGGAGTACACGTGTCAATGTGTTAGCAAGGAAGGGTTTGTTACACTGTTTTGCTATTCtacttttaatattataaagANGGGAGTACACGTGTCAATGTGTTAGCAAGGAAGGGTTTGTTACACTGTTTTGCTATTCtacttttaatattataaagATTATCTAATTATTACTTTATTAgtattaaagaaaaataagaggCCAAGTGttgatcgaaaaatatttttgactaAGAGTGGATCGATTCGGAATGGGTTAGGTATGATTTTTCGAGAAGAAATATATATGAATTTGAAGTTGGAAGTAATGGGCGCTGATTTGGATTTCGATTGTATTTGTTAATCGAGTAGGCCTGATTGAATAAGGAGATTCGATTAGAAAGATAAGTAAGGTCTTCGATGAGCTAATCGACTAGTCATAGAAGTGAGAGAGTTAGTGGCTTTTATTACACGAGAAAATTATGGGAAATATCTACAATCATGCAACGGGAACGGTTACCAAGAGAGATTGCACTTCAAATTTGAAATTTCgtatttaattgtaattaattgtaaattaatTGTCAGTTATGTAAGATTAGCCTATAAATACTAAGAAGTGTTAGTGAATAAGGGTTGGAACTTTTATTCAGAAAAAACACTCAAGTACACTCACATCCCAATGAATTCCTGAGTCTGCAATCAAGTTAatttttctgtagggttccttccatcttttttatcttttaatttactttttttgtaAATTTCACATTTCAAGTAATTTTATTATTCCAAGTGTTTTCTATTTTCATTATCCAATTTATCTTTCTGTACTTTAAATTTCTATGTCGAAGTTCTTCGACCCCATTAGAGACATTTTAGTGTTTTCTTTTAACTTCAACGCAACCTTTTTCGGTTTCAGCATATTATCATTTTGAAAACCtcacttatttatttcttttattacTTTACGAGTTTTTAATTTACCTTTATACTATTATTCGTCTAATCGAAGgcgctttgatgcacttttagaaaacGGGTACTCGTACAAAGgggtaggtttcgctcccaaaccattagatatcgaaccactatcgatttgctaaaaatcgacaaaacaaattggcacatCCAGTGGGACAGTTTTTAAATTGAAGTGTCTCAGATAAATATTCTTTCCAGTAATTTTTAGTGTATGCGATTACGAAGTGGGAAGACCATTCACATGGTTGATGAATTatcaaatgtgaatggtggttcgtCCACCAATGATAGCATACCGGTGTCCATGCAACAAGCCGACGTATCTTCACGATCGGAAGGAGCAATTGGAACTGAAAGTATAGTCGTTACGACTATTCAAACTGGGAATGTTGGACGTAATATTCGTCCACGTGGTCTTGTGCCACCATATCAACCTCCATTAACCGCCGGTTGGCCTCCTTATGGTCTTCCTCCTGGTTATACCCCACCGGTGGGTGGTTTTGTGCCGCCTGTTCGCTTTGAAAATATTAACGGAGTGAATAATGTTCAAAACCCACAACATTCCGAGTATTCTCGTGATTTTAATGTGGGCTCCACTTCGAATGCTGTGAACTCAATGGCGGCATATCGACAAC
The DNA window shown above is from Arachis ipaensis cultivar K30076 chromosome B08, Araip1.1, whole genome shotgun sequence and carries:
- the LOC107612138 gene encoding uncharacterized protein LOC107612138, with the translated sequence MEEVLNLDHETSCWVVGTIVSVDVGLKDWFYVSCNTCPRKVQPNKDRYWCDHCRKVGFNGALRYRLAVILTDGTGCIKVTLWNSEAKTIVGKSASEIRDPTDTYPGSSYPKAFDAIVERKYLFKLSVTYRNIRSVDQPYNVVKISDDESLIGLYSTESSTSVNIGARVHSFTTSLGGGSHEGDQSFSATLDGSCQLETESEANALGFISALKDSPTESKCESVHASPVKSVVGEVVDNAITVGICTPDGQGSSNKTFKRNTGKRKLE
- the LOC110265905 gene encoding uncharacterized protein LOC110265905 — encoded protein: MATLSISNSATHGVDRVADINPSKLEWSVVVGVVRLYEVPSQWNPDEAFSIEMILQDERGDRIHCSVPRNSIVIFRSVIREHEIYSMKNFIVQGYGKLTPDTFVFNPFRFTKYEEIEAMASVVAQNHLIDCIGHVVAKEDARDLVTKTGQHTKRMVVYLEDLEGHKMKCTLFGTFVDEVVTFLHRPDFYLSKVI